From Carassius carassius chromosome 15, fCarCar2.1, whole genome shotgun sequence:
CTCCATATCAGCAAGAGTTCCTGTCTCTCCATTGATACCCCATGAAGAGTTGCGGTCCTGAATGTGCTTGACCTGGAAAAGAGATGAGAAATGCTTTAACTGAAATTCAAGTTGCTCAAGAGAAGCAGCAacatactgaaataaaaatttttttggtGCTTTCAATTCCACTTACCCTAAGGGAAGTGAGCACACGTATTGCTGAGGCTCCACAGTTCTGGATGAGTGTACGTGGGATGACCTCCAGGGCCTGAGCCACAGCGCGGTATGGCCACTGCTCTACACCAGTCAGCGCTCGCGAGCGCTCCATCAGCCGATGGGACACCTCCATCTCCACTGCTCCACCGCCTGGCAACAGATGCGGGTCCAAAAGGACGTTACGACAGACCTGCATGGCATCCTGCAGGTTTCGCTCCACTTCCTGAGACAGATCATCAGTCAAACAGCGACAAGTCAATTAACCTGCACAAAATCCCCTGATACTCTAGCTGAGCTGATCAAATATTCAACAAATGGCCTGTTGAATTATCTAAGCACCTCTTCCTGAAGGCTGCTCTCACAATAGAGACCTTTGTGAGACTCTCTATAACGATTAAAAAACATCCTCATTAATCTTCCTCTGAGCATTGTCTAGTCATGAATTTTTAACAGTGGCCCCAGTCTCCTCATTTCTTTGGTTTCCTCTTTCCGTCTTTTCTCACCGCTAAGATCTCCTTGCTGGCTCCTCTGAGGAGAATGGTGCAGGCTTTGGGGTCTTTACACTCTGTCACAAAGGTGAAATACTCATCGCCGATCTTCTTCACTTCAAATAGACCGGCTCCTGTACCCACATCCTCTTCACGGAGCTCATCTGTTCTGCTAGCAATACGTGCACCACATGCTCTGAGAGAGACAAGCAGAAGTAGAGTTAAAGTGTTCTCTCACTTCTTACATTTTTGACACACTTAAATTATTGGTTAAggatagagctgcaactaacgattattttgataatcaattAGTTGGCCGATTATTCTTTGGATTGAGTAGATTTAAACCCCCTatcttctttatttaaattttaaataacaaaaacacactattccacattctgcccaatgtccttaaaacaaatgtgccaactgaatgctatgaaaacatacagtgcttCATTTATTAGACCAAATTTTTTAGGAATCTATCAAATTTTATTCAAaaaattttattagaatttttggaCAAACTGAAACAAGTAAATAATattcacataataacaaaaactgCCTCCTTTGCCTCTGATAACAGCTCACATGCACtgtttatgtactttttgacTAATTGGGTATCTGAATAAAAATACACTATAAAGCACTTGACAATTTGTGTCTGCCTTTCTCagataacagcaataattatagCATTAAAAATTTAGTGTTACTAAAACGCTTACACATATTGAAGGTCTAACTAATACAGAAAGCTAAAAAATTAGTTAAGAACTAATCTTAGTGAAGAACAGCAGTGGCACAAACCTTACAAAATTGCTTTAAAaccttttaagattttaaatttgttttaataaatttgtaAATCACTGTAGGCTACATagtgaatatagtttaaatctctagatcaaaaattaaaacaaaaataataaagacGAATAAAATCACAGTAATGCTCTGCAGAAAGCGTCTGTTTAAAGCGCATGCCCGCCACTCCGGTGGTCTTTCAGTAAAGATTTtaacttaaaggtgctgtatgtaggattcaCACCAAGTGGTTGAATtgggtattgcagtccaaattctaaATATCGGAGAGGGTATTTTTCACCTGGCcactcctcctcagacttgacgcacacgcaggttgccagattgatgacactAACATGAATGATTGTACTTtacaatgaattaaattaaatacgcTGTGTTTTCAGCCAGCTGGCAACCCGGGGTGCCGAAATACAGTTGGTTAAACTGGCAGTGGCTGGGTTTCGCAAACCAAAAcaaagcacattttcaaaggagaataaatgACTGCAGCATtggttttcagataaacaagtgttaacttagcatgtttcttaaatactgcaaacatattatggtatttttatgccttAGTAGGGTCAAAAACGTGCATATAGCACCTTTAACGCAGACTGTCAGGGTGGGCCTTTATGCAAAAATGGAAAGGCTTACatgaatttgtgaaatttacagaTAAGGATATGACCGTTAACAAAGTTTGGATTACATACTTTTCCTGCAAGAGCTCATTCTGTTTCCTCCAATATTTGTAGATGCATTTTGTCCATATAAATGTGTTATTCAGTGCTGTAATTTGATGCGACTGGCTGCAGTTGTACGTGTACTGTGGGCAGACACGACTAATTGATAATGAGGATTATTGTTGatgattttttaatatatataataatccatTTCATagattagttgttgcagccctagttaaggatttttaagaatttattgttaattactacaacaacaacaaaatgtttcATAAATTATTAGTTGAAATGTTTAAGATGAAAATAGCTTAAAACTTATTAAAACTAATTGTTTAAAACCAAAATAGAGGGGAACATAGCAAGCACATAAAAGTACTACAACTTTAAGAtcattaaaatggaaaatgaaaagaaacaaaacctaaaagctaatttaaaacattaataaaaaaatacatttgtaaatattaaaataattctatttatttaataattttaataatttaaaggggtggttcgggatttttgacatcggaactcatttttaagtcagcctggttgttattcatcagtggagacatttttttttttttaattatccagtctttatatttggatagatagccgatgctaggctagcccgctccacagtgcaccaaacgcaaatcaattataacactagactatcgatgcaaatgtccgttgatagaataatgttagaaatcaaacttacctttcatcacattgcattagttataatttgttccctgtaatcataagccttgtcgacagcagcagcggagtgatattgattacctaggcaaccgagtgagccggtccacacatgacacaagtgtatttacctgccgctggcacactgatcattactaaccggagcaaagtaaaattccgcagcggctgagaaactagttcctttaggatcattgagatgaaaggtaagtttgatttctaacattattctctcaacagacatttgcatcgatagtctagtgttataatcgatttgcgtttggtgcactgtggagtgggtaaaacggtttttaatggctggctaacatatacccattgactcgcgctagcctagcatcggccaactatccaaatataaggactggataattaaaaaaaaaaaaaatgtctccactgatgaataacaaccaggctgacctaaaaatgaggtccgatgtcaaaaatcccgaattaaaattaaaaagaatcaAATCCTTCTTAAAATCAAAGTTCTGCACAAACAATATCTAAGTGACTCCACTAGGAATATATAAATAGTGTATATCCACTTAATATATTGCCATgattatcattttaatatattcaagattttttaatttaaaatgttcaattatttccaGGTTTGCCAATGGAATTAAGAAATTATGATTTGCTTTACATTTTGTGCATGCATGTCTAGCAAAATAACCATTAATGCAATGAGCTACACAAAATCGAAAAAAGGTATTGACAAAAGCACATATTTCTGCACCTTGCAATACGGTTGTTGTCCGTCTTTCTAACACGACGGATTGCAGTGATGTCCGCTTTCATCAGATAGTGCTGAGCCAGATCTAGAGAGATGACAAATTAACAAGCTCACATGatctataaatttttttaaaaaacaccaGCATTGCTTCTGACAAACACATGACTGCATGAATGCTTGTGTGTACCAGAGATGCCCTTTTCAGTGAAGATCAGGTCAGGTTTGAGACGAATAATATCTTCACAGATCTGCTGGATGTACTCTTCCTCCATCTGCAGAATGCGGGCGAAGTCTTCCTCGCGAGTGATCTCAATATCAGTCTGAGAGGAGCACAAGGCCAAAGGTcagtgttttagaagttataaaATAAGCATCCAGAGGAAGATTGTGGATTCAGACAACATCTCACCTGACTCTCACCCTTCTTGTACTCCAGAGAGCAGTCCAGCAGAACAATTCTTGGGTTCTTGATGAGTCTTCGCATACGGGGATGAGTTACATCCTTATTTACCATCACCCCCCTCAGCACACATGAGTCCTCAATGATGCCTCCAGGCACCTATTCACACAAAAACTGCAATTAGCTATATTTACACATTGCCTGACATTTAATCTTTGTTTTTGTAGTCAATTTAAATGGCAAATCCTATGATAATTTTAGCTATTGAGAACGAACTGATTTGGCTCTTGGTTAAGCATATCCAATAGTTAACACAACTTCAGTGACATCAGAAAAGAGCAAGTCATTTTGTTTGGATTAAAGGTTTCTGATGACAAAACCTTCTGTGATTAAATTGAAGAGCAAAAGTGTGCATATATACAGTAAAACTAAGTAAGAATATGCACTTTAGGTATATTTCTTTAGGCTGTGTCCTACCTTCTCAACTTTGGCATACTTCTTAATGTCGATCTCTTTACGTCCGTTTTCCTCCAGCTCAACAGTACGGACAGCATCTAGAGCAATGTTGCAGGCCATGGTGGACCAGCGGCTGAGTGCCTTGGTGTTGATGGCAGAGTTTATTATCTTCAACATCATTTGACGATTATTCACATCTACTGGAGTGCTGTGAGGGGGAGGAGGAAGTAGCAAAACTATCAGACTCCAGAGCACTGAAACATTTCAGACCACTTTAGCCAAACATCCACCTTACCAATCCACTGATAGAATTTAGCAGCTTAACAGCATGCTTTAGCCAAAATAAGAAtttcctgaaaatgtactcaaaGTTCATCATAGATATAAGTTTGTATCTtcgtcagatttggagaaatgtagcattacatcacttgcttaacaatggaccctctgcagtgaatgggtgctgtcaaaagttcaaaacatcacaataatccacacgactccagtcgaTCCAATTAACATCTTAtgcagtgaaaagctgcatgtttgtaagacacaaatccataattaaggcattttaacattAAACTGATGCAAAAAAAGATTCACTCCATAAAGTAAACAacatttcctccagtgaaaagttcatcccctgttgtcctctcacatcaaatccACTgacatttgtttagaactgtttccaCCTGTAattggtgcttgatctgtgcatatttctctcctgattcagactaaatgaccttttcactggagaaagcaatattatgaatagaggacttgtattttagcaaaGTTGAAAATGTCTCGATGGATTTCGCTTCATAAAATGTATACTGATTAATTGGGAGTTGTacttcattctgacggcacccattgactgGAGAGGATCCATTGgagaacaagtgatgtaatgctccaaatctgatgaacaaacactcatctacatcttaaatAATTTGAGGTTGAGTgatttttaattttcctttatTTAGAGCTCATACAGAACGattaaactgcttttatttttgaTTACCTGACGTCTTTGAGCACATTCAACATGTCATCCAGAGCTTGTCTGTATGCACTGATCACCACGGTAGGATGCATCTGCTGTTCCAAAAAATGCTCAGCCACCGACAGCATCTCACCCGCTGTACACAAAATGTGACGTTAGGATTTGAGCACTTCAATTGCTATcgaacaaattaaatataaaaaaataaacattagttTAATTgttagttgtcaactaattacaattatttttgcctgataattatttataataataataataataataatgtgaattaTTTGTATGTTACTAAACTAGAAAAGTTATTATTCAAGATTCTATTTAATCAAACACCTACGTCATTCAATTTCACATACTCCGTGAACTGTCAGGGAGAACAAAATTGACCCTCACCCAGCATAATTACAGAGGTGGTCCCATCTCCAACCTCCTCATCCTGTGTGCGGCTGATCTCAATCATGGACTTGGCAGCAGGGTGCTGGACCTGGATCTGAATGCCACAAAAAATAGAGAACAttgtatttacattaaataaaaatgaaaacctacattttgttttaaaaatgtatggaGTGGCTTTCATAATCACCTCTCTCAGAATGGCATTACCATCATTGGTCATGACGATTCCACCCATGGGATCCAGAAGCATCTGCGCACAAAGAACGAACCATTTAATCAAACATCTCTTTAGAGCAATATATAAGTGTGGACTAAACGCCAGAAACACACCTTCATCATAGCCCTTGGTCCCAGACATGTCCTGATGATATCTGCTATGGTCTGAAAGGAGGATGAAGCTGCAGGTTAGTGATTTTGTTTTGTCTGACatatctttccaaaaaaaaaaaaacaagacccaCCTTAGCCGCAGATATGTTTCCTATCTGGACCTTTCGTCCAGACTCTCTCTTGATGTTCTGACCTGTTATGAGCAGAAACAGAGCCAGTGTGGTTAAATCGTTTTGAACCCTAATTATTTTCTTCGTTCAAAAATTCTAAAAGACAATGATTTAAAAtcaaacacaaattaaatatttgtcaTGCAGAAAATATCGATAATGTTATGCGTCTAAGCATAATGAAACGTTGCAGCTCTGGTCAGCACCCCCTCTGTGCCGTTAGCCTTATGCTAACAAATTCATTACTTTAAAACCTTCGTTGGAAAGAACCGACTGCCCCATAAAAGACAGAAAATTGCTGAGAACTGAGCAGCGCACGCGTTACTATTGACTGTGCAACTTGTGAAGCAATggctaaaacaataatattatcaATTAACAATGTTAGCTAGGAAGCTAACACAATGACTAATGTGAACACTGACATGAGCTTGTCAGACACGCGAGGCCCCCGTGCCACACTAGTTAGCTTAGCATCCTAGCACCGATGCATGAATAAAACTCTTATTCACGCCGTTCCCGAGTCCAGCAGCGCCTCATATGAAAGCTACACTTGTGCATTTTCAGATGGGATAATGAAATAAGCACTCACTAAGGACGAGAACCGGTCGGCCCATCATATTTGCGGCGTGGTTTAGATCACCGGTACTGGACAACGAGCACAACGGTAAGAGGAGAGGATGCACGAGGCGTGGCAGGGGATTCAGCGACACTGTGCACCAATGAGCAAACCGATACGCCTTTGACACGCTTGTGGGTGGGTGTAGACTGGAGCAGAACTGAAAAGTTCTCGAAATAATCATGTCAGGATGAAGATTTCCTAGATAAAAACTTAAATATGACTTCCAATTAATTAAACACCTAATTTTAGATTTACATCCAAAAAATTAAATCTACATTCTGTTAAACAGTATACTATTTTATATtatcaaaattatataaataataaatatatatatatatatatatatatatatatatatatatccaaatatATGCCAGCGCCTTACGTCTTGTGTAGACGTAAGGCGCtggcatatatttattttttttaatgaaaaattaaatgttacaGCAAAAACAATGGAATTGTTAACCAGGTTAAATTACCATATAAGGTAATATTAAAGTTAATGGAATAAAACTtaggtaaaaacaaacaaaaaaatctacttttaataatattaataagaatacaTTTTGAAGACTATCTATATTTGTCTGTAttctaaaattattaaattatattttttaatatatttttatatattattttaaataactacatttgtttaaaattgaaaaacaaatgaaaaaaagctCATCTTACTATGCAACGTTAGGAACCGCACAACAAATATACAACAAAAATATGCTACAATACACACACAATCAGCTATCTGTCTATTTCTTTATTATGACTGCAAACACAAAACACTCCCCTTTTTGATGACATAAACAGTTCAAGAAGTGTCAAAAAAGATTTCTAGCCTGGGAGCAGATGTTAACGTCTCACATCCTCACATGTATGGACGGAGGACGTGATCCAAGACCCTTTCAGATGTTTGATTTGACATGACAGACATTAGGAGGTAGTAAAGTACCCCAATTCTTTCAATAAACTGTTATTGCAGTCATTAACTGCTTACAGAATCTCTAACACATCCTGTAAACTTGAAACAAAGTTCTATAGTGACATACGAATGGACTATGAAGAGATTGTGTAACTAATGTACCAAtgcagtaacaaattttaacattttgtaaacGAAGCCAGCAGTAAGGAGTGGGGTACAAACTTCTTAACTTAAAAGCATTCAGTCAGTGGAACACTTTAGGATCCTACAGTAACATGTTTGTGATAAGTGACCTATAAACACAGTCTCTCTTTAAATAAAGACACaggaaattagcatatttcacaTATGCAGTGCATTTTGTtataaaagacaaagaaaaaaagaaaacggaGGCAACTTGGCAGCAGATTGTTGAATAACTGatgtaaaacagtattttaactatAAACTACATTCCTTATGTGTCCAGTAGTGTATTGACTAACATTTTACAagtgatgcattttattatgtgcttCGATGATCCCGATTGATGTCACGAACAGCTGCGAGTGACATATTTGGCTGAAGTGGGTCTGTGCATTTCTCCACCTGTTTACAGTTCATCCCTTGATTCATCTAAGATGAGCGGATTTGTAGCCTCTTTCTTCAGGAAGGTGATGAAGTCAGTAATCTCACGACCACCCTGTGGGACAAAACATTTAAGTAACATTACAgcaatttgagtgtgtgtgtgtgtgtgtgtgtgtgtgtgtgtgtgtgtgtgtgtgagagagagagagagagagagagatgatattCACCTCATATCGCTGTGGCTGGTCTTTTTGTCCAGAGGGCACAAAGTAAATGGTTGGAAACCTGCAGTTAAGGCAAAACAGGTGATGAATCGAGAAGAAAAACAGATGAatgtcacagaatatttgttgttATGAACTATAAATAGATCGAGACATAGAGACAGATTGTTACCCTTGGACATCATAATTTGGGGGCACATCATTAGCAGTGGCATCCATTTTAGCAATTACAATGTTGGGGTCACCAGAAAGCTAAgacgaacacaaaatgaaatacaaataatgaGCATTGTGGTAGTACAGTGGCATTATTTTCCCCATATACTACTGTTTGAGGTCActgagatttttttattattattattatttttacgttTTCATTCAGCAAGATGCATTGAATTgagacatttgtaatatatatttgtatatatatatttccaattaatgctgttcttttgaactttccattcagcAAAAAGTCctggaaaaatatttatataattcaataacattgataataataaatgtttcttgagcatcaaatcagcatattagaatgatttctgaaaaatcatgtgacacttgtGACTGGAATTAtgactgctggaaattcagctttgccatcataggaataaatgtattaaaatataaaagttattttaaattgtaataatatttcacattattattcattttaccaTTTTACCATACCTTGGCTGTATGACTTACTTCATGAACataaaaaaatcctactgactCTAAAACCCTGGCCTCTGTGAAAAatgctttatattttatatacacattGTGTTAAACCTTTTCTCCGAGCTCCTTGTATATGGGCTCCATGTTCTTGCAATGGCCGCACCAGGGAGCATAAAATTCAACCAACACATCCTTCTCTGGATCATTCACAATCTCATCAAATGTGTCAGCAACAACAACCTGTGGAACCACATGCGCAATAAATAccagaaaacttaaaaaaaaaaaaaaaaaaaattataatataattaaaaataataatacaattacatttaaaaaaacatctctGTGGGTCCACTAACCTTGACAGAGTCATCATTGGACTCTGGAACAGGCTCAGATTTCACATATCGCTTCAATCTCTTAGCAAAGTAATCCGCCAGGAACCTTTCCAAGGACTTGCCATCTCGCCTGCAGAACCAAACACAGAACGAGCTTCTAAAGCCTTTTCTCAAATCTACTGATCATTTCTTACTGGATGTGAACAGAAAAGCAGTGTTTGTAGAGACTAGTGTTTTATAAAACTCACGTGAATTCTTCCTGCATAGAATACTTGTGTCCCTCTCTTGTCCGGATTGTGACAAGAGGAACGTCTCCTCCCTCAGTCGAACCCAAACCAAACTCCTCTTCAAGCTCATCCTGGAACTCCTGTCGATCTGCCACAGCAAAACTCAGACCTCGATCCTGGAACTGTGTCGCCACCTTCATTATTCTGAAAGAGACGATGAGTAATGTACAGATATAAAAAGAACAAACATACTGATATTCCTATGATTGGGTGCTCACCTGTTCCTCCAGTAGTTTGTGCCTTTGAGATTTCGTAAGTAATCTACATTGTAATATGCTGTAAGCAGATCACTTCCTCTCAGAATGTCCCTATTTTCTGTGGTCAAATGTGGACAGAGACCAAATCTAAAAGCAGagtgaaaagaaaacaacaaGACCAAGAATCATAATCACTATAAAtcaatttgcatttttaaatggaGTTCCAACTGTTTGACCGATCACCCACAAAATATACAAGCATAAAAGAAACATACACATTGTCACTGATGAATAAACGGAGAGAGGAATAAGAAATGGATTCTGTGAATTTCACCACATTTTCCTCAAACTTGCTGTTTAAACGAGGGGGACGAAACAGCAGAACACACCTGaatgaaaaagacagaaaagaaaaagCTCAATCTTtgagacatttaaaaatgtaaagttcATCTTGATATATCcaatattaacattttcagtCATTTAAACTGACATTTCATAACCTATACGATGTGTGCACAACCTTCACACCTGTTCATCTTTGGATAGCTATCACCTATAGTACCTCAGCTATCACATATAACATAATATTTGAGAAATATTTCTGCCTATATCAATTTAGACCGTTTTATAGTAAGCACTACTTCTGACAGCAAATATATACTGACTGATCATGCTCTGTGTCATACATACTCTCCATCTACGCTGTATTTCAGGCCTGTTCCCACATCAGTGGAATGAGCAAAACGATAGCTGTCCCTCAGGGCACTGGAAGCCTTGAGAAACTCTGCAAGCTGTGTACTGTCCTCCCCAGAGAAAAAGCCTGAGCAAAAccatgaacaaaaacacaagaggaCAAAACTTGAAAGGAGAGAACTTAAGCCACGTTTCGTTTTAAAAGAGATTAAAATGAATACAGGAGTCAAATATGATTTGTTTCAAGCTTCTGCTGCAGAAGCGATTTAAGATGTTTTGGCAGGTTTTACGAATTCTACTCACCCACCACACTGGCCTCATAGCTGTCGACGAAAGAATCCAAATCCGCCTCACTGAGCAGAGACACAGAACTTGGACCTGCTTGTTTTTTCATATAGCTCACAATGCCATCTGTTTAAGATCAAGTTATACGAACAtaagacaaaaaaattattacagccaaaaaaaaaaacgacatatAAAACACAGTGCCATTGAAAGGTTTGGGATCAGTTTGATTTTTTAcgagaaattaattaatttaaattgatcaaaagtttgaGGAAAGACTGATGCATGATGGTACAggattcaaagaatcctgaaaaaagtaaccATCAAGCAGAAAAATTTAACtagtttcttgagcaccatatcagcaaataaaaataatttcttcaGGATTGTGTGAAACTGAATATtggactaatggctgctgaaaattcagctttgcccttacagaaataaattattgtttgttatgAGGTATTTGTTTTTTGAACAGTACAGTATGTATGGAGACAAAATATCAACCTGCTGTTCTGGGGCCATCATAAGATCCAGCTTCCTCTCCATTGCGGAAGATTTTAAGGGTGGGATACCCATTCACTCCAAAACGCTCACACGTCTCG
This genomic window contains:
- the cct3 gene encoding T-complex protein 1 subunit gamma, whose product is MMGRPVLVLSQNIKRESGRKVQIGNISAAKTIADIIRTCLGPRAMMKMLLDPMGGIVMTNDGNAILREIQVQHPAAKSMIEISRTQDEEVGDGTTSVIMLAGEMLSVAEHFLEQQMHPTVVISAYRQALDDMLNVLKDVSTPVDVNNRQMMLKIINSAINTKALSRWSTMACNIALDAVRTVELEENGRKEIDIKKYAKVEKVPGGIIEDSCVLRGVMVNKDVTHPRMRRLIKNPRIVLLDCSLEYKKGESQTDIEITREEDFARILQMEEEYIQQICEDIIRLKPDLIFTEKGISDLAQHYLMKADITAIRRVRKTDNNRIARACGARIASRTDELREEDVGTGAGLFEVKKIGDEYFTFVTECKDPKACTILLRGASKEILAEVERNLQDAMQVCRNVLLDPHLLPGGGAVEMEVSHRLMERSRALTGVEQWPYRAVAQALEVIPRTLIQNCGASAIRVLTSLRVKHIQDRNSSWGINGETGTLADMEQLGIWEPLAVKAQTYKTAVETAILLLRIDDIVSGHKKKGEDQAGGATMEDKE
- the pdia7 gene encoding protein disulfide isomerase family A, member 7, translated to MRLPRFIIFLVLTVWCAEGSDVLELGDSDFDRNAAMHETLLVEFFAPWCGHCQQLAPEYEAAATKLKGTLPLAKVDCTVNSETCERFGVNGYPTLKIFRNGEEAGSYDGPRTADGIVSYMKKQAGPSSVSLLSEADLDSFVDSYEASVVGFFSGEDSTQLAEFLKASSALRDSYRFAHSTDVGTGLKYSVDGECVLLFRPPRLNSKFEENVVKFTESISYSSLRLFISDNVFGLCPHLTTENRDILRGSDLLTAYYNVDYLRNLKGTNYWRNRIMKVATQFQDRGLSFAVADRQEFQDELEEEFGLGSTEGGDVPLVTIRTREGHKYSMQEEFTRDGKSLERFLADYFAKRLKRYVKSEPVPESNDDSVKVVVADTFDEIVNDPEKDVLVEFYAPWCGHCKNMEPIYKELGEKLSGDPNIVIAKMDATANDVPPNYDVQGFPTIYFVPSGQKDQPQRYEGGREITDFITFLKKEATNPLILDESRDEL